In Agrococcus jenensis, the genomic window CGCTGCCCGCCGTCTCCTACCCGGAGGCCGCCGGCGTCGTGCTCGCGAAGTTCGGCATCGCGGCCGAGGGCGCGAAGCTCCGCATGGAGGCGTACCGTCCTGGTAAGCGGGCGGTGCTGCGCGTCGAGACCGCGACCGACCGCTGGTTCGCGAAGGTCGTGCACCCGTCGCTCGCCTCGTCGATCCACGACCTGCACGAGCGCTTCCGCGCCGCCGGGGTGCCGGTGCCGCGCTCGCTCGGCTTCTCGGACGCCGGGCTCGTGCTGCTCGGCGAGCTCCCCGGCGTGCCCGCGATCGACGTCTTCGAGCGGATCGATCGCGCGCGGTTCGCGCGCGGCCTCGACGAGCTCACCCAGCACATCGCGTCGGTGCCCGTCGCGATCGGCGCGCGCGAGTCGCTCGCGCGCCGCGTCGACTGGTACGCCGAGCGGATGCAGGAGACGGCGCCGCTCTTCGGCCGCCAGACGGCGCGGCTCGCCCAGCTCGTCGCGGAGCGCTACGCCGCGACGGTGCTGCCGCGCCCGGTGACGATCCACGGCGACCTGCACCTCGGGCAGATCTTCGTCGACGAGGCCGCGCCCTCGACGATCACCGGCATCCTCGACATCGACACCGCGGGGCTCGGCGACCCCGCCGACGACCGCGGCGCGCTCTTCGGGCACGTCGTCGTCTCGGCGATCGAGCGGACGCCCGCGACCGAGGCCGGGGCAGCGCTCGCCGCGTTCGCCGACGAGCTGCAGTCCGGCTGGGCCGGCGACGCGCGCGTCGCCGCGATCGCCGCCACGCACCTCATGGGGCACGCCCTCGCGAACGCCGGCCGCGGCGACGACCGCAGCAGCGCCGCGGCCCAGCGGCTGCTCGAGCGGGCAGAGGCGCTGCTCGCCTGAGCGCGGCCTGCGACGCGGTGTCAGCGCGAGGCGCTCACTCGCCGAGCAGCGCCCGCACCCGGGGCACGACCTCGGTGCCGAAGAGCTCGATCGTGCGCAGGTTGTCCTCGTGCAGGGTGCCCGAGTCGTACTTCAGGTCGAAGCGCTCGATGCCGAGCGTCTCGTGCGCCCAGACGATCTTCTGCGCGACCGTCTCGGGGCTGCCGACGAAGAGCGCGCCGTGCTCGGCGGCGTTCGCGTCGAACTCGCGCTCGGACGCCTCGCCCCAGCCGCGCTCGCGTCCCAGCCGGTTGCGGAAGACGAGCCACTGCGGCATGAGGATGCGCTTCGCCTCCGCGTCCGTCTCGGCGATCAGACCGGGGGAGTGCATGCCGACGCGGCCGGCGGTGTGGCCGAACTGCTCCATCGCCTTCCGGTAGAGCCCGGAGAAGGGCGCGAACTGCGCGGGGCTGCCGCCGATGATCGCGAGCATCATGTCGAACCCGTGTCGCGCGGTGCGGATGACCGACTCGGGGGAGCCGCCGACGCCGACCCAGACCGGCATCCGGCCGCCGTGCTCCGCCGCGTGCGACCGCGGGTGCACCGACTGCTCGACGAGCGGGGAGCGCAGCTCGCCCGACCACGTGACGGGCTCCTCGCGCACGAGCGCCGCCAGCAGCTCGAGGCGCTCCTCGAAGAGCGCCTGGTAGTCCTCGAGGCGGTACCCGAAGAGCGGGAACGACTCGGTGAACGAGCCGCGGCCCACGATGAGCTCCGCACGACCGCTCGAGATGCCGTCGAGGGTGGAGAACTGCTCGAACACCCGCACCGGGTCGTTCGACGACAGCACGGTGACGGCGGTGCCGAGGCGGATGCGCTCGGTGACGGTGGCGAGCGCGCCCAGCACGATCTCGGGGGCGCTGATCGCGAAGTCCTCGCGGTGGTGCTCGCCGGCGCCGAAGAAGGCGAGGCCGGCGCGCTCGGCCGCGATCCCCTCCTGCACGACGTCGCGCAGCACCTGCGCGGGGCTGAGCGGTGCGCCGTCGACGACGGGGACGGCTGCGAACGTGTGGACACCGAATTCGAGGGGCATGCCCGAGCCAACAGCGAAGGGCCCGGGAATCATCCCGGGCCCTCCGCGTCATGCGTCAGTGGTGGTCGTGCTTCGCTGCCTCGAGCTCGCCGCGGCTGACCGGGGCGATGCGGTCCTCGAAGAACCAGCGCGTGAGCGCGGCACGCGCGTGCGTCGCGGGCGTGATCTTGCCCTTGGCGTTCGGGCGCACCATGACCGGCTCGTAGGAGTCGAAGGCCTTGAGCTTCCACGACTCGTACTCGTCGAGCTGCTGGTGCACCTCGACGTACTCACCGCCCGGGAGCCGGCGGATGTTGCCCGACTCGTAGCCGTGCAGCAGGATCTCGCGATCCTTCTTCTGCAGGCCGAGCGCGATCCGGCGGGTGAGCCAGAACGTGACGATCGGGCCGAGGATGAGCGTCGCCTGCAGCCACCAGGTGACCTGGAACACGTTGAGCTGGAAGTGCGTCGCGATGAGGTCGGACGACGCGGCCGCCCACAGCACGGCGTAGAACAGGATGCCCGCGGCGCCGATGGCCGTGCGCGTCGGGTTGTTGCGCGGGCGCTCGGCGATGTGGTGCTCGCGCTTGTCGCCCGTGATCCACTGCTCGATGAACGGGTAGAACATGACGAGCACGATGAAGGCGCCGAGCACCGCCATCGGGATCAGGATGTTCCACGAGAGCGTCAGGCCGAAGATCTCGGACTCGAGGCCGGGGGCGAGCCGCAGCGCGCCGTCGGCGAAGCCGATGTACCAATCGGGCTGCGTGCCCGCCGACACGGGGGACGGGTCGTACGGTCCGTAGGCCCAGATCGGGTTGATCGTGAACGTCGATGCGATGAGCACGATCACGCCGAAGACGATGAAGAAGAACGAGCCCGCCTTCGCCGCGAAGAGCGGCATGATCGGCGCGCCGACGACGTTGTCGTTCGTCTTGCCGGGGCCGGCGAACTGCGTGTGCTTGTTCACGATGAGCAGCACCATGTGCACGCCGATGAGCGCGATCACGATCGCGGGCAGCAGCATGATGTGCAGCACGAAGAGCCTCGACACGATGTCGTCGCCCGGGAACAGCCCGCCGAAGAACAGGTACGAGATCCAGGTGCCCACGATCGGGATGCCCTTGACCATGCCGTTGATGATCGCGAGGCCGTTGCCCGAGAGCAGGTCGTCGGGGAGCGAGTAGCCCGTGAAGCCCTCCGCCATCGCGAGGATGAAGAGGATGAAGCCGACGACCCAGTTGATCTCGCGCGGCTTGCGGAACGCACCGGTGAAGAAGACGCGCAGCATGTGCAGGCCGATGGCCGCCACGAACAGCAGCGCCGCCCAGTGGTGCACCTGGCGCATGAGCAGGCCGCCGCGGATGTCGAACGAGATGTCGAGCGACGACGCGTAGGCCGCCGACATCGCGATGCCCTTGAGGGGCACGTAGGAGCCCTCGTAGTGGACCTCGGTCATCGACGGGTCGAAGAAGAACGTCAGGAACGTGCCCGAGAGCAGGATCGCGACGAACGAGTACAGGATGACCTCGCCCAGCATGAACGACCAGTGGTCGGGGAAGACCTTGCGGCCGAGCGTCGCGACCATGGTCGAGATGCTGGTGCGCTCGTCGAGGTAGTTCGACGCCTGCGCGGTGAGGGTGGGGCGCGGTGCGGTGGAAGTCATGCTCGGGTCTCCAGCTCAGCGGCCGAGAGCGGCACGTGCTCAGGGTCGACATGCCCGAGGCGCTCGAAGAACGAGGGGCCGATGGGCTCGGTGAAGTCGCTCTGCGCGATGAGGAAGCCCTCGTCGTCGACCGTGATCGGCAGCTGCGGCAGCGGGCGCTTGGCAGGTCCGAAGATCACCTTGGCGTGGTTGGTCACGTCGAAGGTCGACTGGTGGCAGGGGCAGAGCAGGTGGTGGGTCTGCTGCTCGTACAGCGCCACGGGGCAGCCGACGTGCGTGCAGATCTTCGAGTAGGCGACGATGCCGTCGTACGACCATCCGGCGCGTGCCGGCTGCTCGTTGAGGCGGTCGAGCGGCACGCGGACGAGCAGCACGGACGCCAGGGCCTTCTGATCGAGGTAGCCCTCATCGTGACCGAGGTCCTTGAGCTCCTCCGGGATGACGTGGAAGGCCGACCCGATCGTGACGTCGGTCGCCCGGATGGGCGTGCCGGTGGGGTCGAGCGCGAGCCGGGAGCCCGCCTTCCACATCGTGTTCGAGATGGCCTCCACCGCGTCCTGCGCCGGGGCGAGGTCGCGGAAGAGGACGACTGCGGGCAGCGGCACGAGGGCGATCGCGCCGATGAGCGTGTTGCGGATGAGCGAGCGGCGCGAGAAGCCGGACTCCTCGTCGCCGAGCTGGAAGATCTCGACGGCGCGCGCGCGGGTCTTCTCCGAGCCGCGCGACAGGTGGCGCTCCTCGACGACCTCGTGCGAGCTCATGAGCTGACGGGCCCAGTGCATGCCGCCGAAGCCGACGCCGAGCAGCGCGAGCGCGATGCCGAGGCCGAGGAACAGGTTGTTGAAGCGGACCGTCCCCATGTCGCCCGACTCGATCGGCACGGCGACGTACGCGATGATCGCGAGCACCGAGCCGACCATCGAGAGCAGGAACCACCACACGACCTGGCGCTCGGCGCGACGCTCCTTGACGGGGTGGAGGTCGGTCTGGCGCGGGCGGTGCGGGGGCAGGCCCGGGTTCTCGAACGCGTCGGCCTGCACGACCGCTGCGCCGCGGTCGTAGACCGCGACCTCGTGCTGCTCCGCCGGAGCGGACTGGCCTTCAGCCGACATGCTGTCGGTCCTTCCTGTGTCCTGCGCCATGGTCAGTTCGGCCTCGAGGTCAGCCAGACCGTGATCGCGACGATGCCGCCGAGACCGAAGATCCAGATGAACAGGCCCTCGGACACCGGTCCGAGCGCGCCCAGGTCGAAGCCGCCGACCGACGGGTTCTCGTCGAGGTAGTTCAGGTAAGCGATGATCTCGCGCTTCTCCTCGGGGCTGATGTTCGAGTCGTTGAACACCGGCATGTTCTGCGGGCCCGTGAGCATGGCCTCGTAGATGTGGTTGGCCGCGACGCCCTTGAGCGGCGGGGCGAACTTGCCCTCGGTGAGCGCGCCGCCGGCGCCGGCCACGTTGTGGCACATGGCGCAGTTGATGCGGAAGAGCTCGCCGCCGGCGGCGATGCCCTCGGCGTCGACCACGGAGGTGTCGAGCAGCTCCTCGGAGGGCACGTCCGGGCCCGGCGCGAGCGAGGCGATGTACGCAGCCATCGCGTCGGTGTCCTCCTGCGAGAACTGCGGCTCGCGCTGCAGCGCCTGCGGGCCGGACATCGCCATCGGCATGCGGCCGGTCATGACCTGGAAGTCGACCGATGCGGCGCCGACGCCGATGAGGCTCGTGCCGTTCTCGGTGCCCTCGGCGTTGAGGCCGTGGCACGACGCGCAGTTGGCGCGGAAGAGCGCCTCGCCGTCGGCGGCCGTGAGCTGCTGGGAGTGCGGGGTCGTGGCCGGCTCGGCGTTCGCCACGGAGCCCACCGCGACCGACGCGCCGCCTGCGGCGACGAGTCCGATGATGAGCAGCGCCGCGCTGGCGAGCGGGTGCCTGCGACCGGTCTTCTTGCGTGATGCCAACGTTCTCAGTCCCAACCGTTGCTTACTTGAGCCAGTAGATGACGAGGTACAGGCCGATCCAGACCACGTCGACGAAGTGCCAGTAGTAGGAGATGACGTGCGCGCTCGTCGCCTCCTTGTGTGCGAAGCGCTTGACGGCGTACGCGCGGCCGATCACGAACAGGAAGGCGAAGAGTCCGCCGGTCACGTGGAGGCCGTGGAAGCCGGTCGTGAGGTAGAAGGCCGAGCCGTAGGAGCTCGACGACAGCGTCACCCCGTGGCTGATGAGCACGATGTACTCGAAGACCTGCAGGATGATGAAGACCGCGCCCATGGCGTAGGTGAGGTAGAACCACTCGACCATGCCCCACTTGGAGAGCTGGAACCTTCCGCCCGACCGGAACGCCTGGTGGTGCTCGGCTGCGTTCGCGCCCGCCTGGCACGTGAAGCTCGAGGCCAGCAGGATGATCGTGTTGATCGTGGCGAAGATCACGTTCAGCTTCTCTGCCTCGGTCGCGAAGAGATCTCCGGACATCGAGCGCAGCGTGA contains:
- a CDS encoding phosphotransferase family protein; translated protein: MLDNAAAVLMRLVAESGRELVDFAQKDVEPVNEGFIVGFSCGVRTRDDSIERVTIYVNTSPSAPMDEHTVELVDASGRRLTAWAYPQDPALPSLPAVSYPEAAGVVLAKFGIAAEGAKLRMEAYRPGKRAVLRVETATDRWFAKVVHPSLASSIHDLHERFRAAGVPVPRSLGFSDAGLVLLGELPGVPAIDVFERIDRARFARGLDELTQHIASVPVAIGARESLARRVDWYAERMQETAPLFGRQTARLAQLVAERYAATVLPRPVTIHGDLHLGQIFVDEAAPSTITGILDIDTAGLGDPADDRGALFGHVVVSAIERTPATEAGAALAAFADELQSGWAGDARVAAIAATHLMGHALANAGRGDDRSSAAAQRLLERAEALLA
- a CDS encoding LLM class flavin-dependent oxidoreductase, which translates into the protein MPLEFGVHTFAAVPVVDGAPLSPAQVLRDVVQEGIAAERAGLAFFGAGEHHREDFAISAPEIVLGALATVTERIRLGTAVTVLSSNDPVRVFEQFSTLDGISSGRAELIVGRGSFTESFPLFGYRLEDYQALFEERLELLAALVREEPVTWSGELRSPLVEQSVHPRSHAAEHGGRMPVWVGVGGSPESVIRTARHGFDMMLAIIGGSPAQFAPFSGLYRKAMEQFGHTAGRVGMHSPGLIAETDAEAKRILMPQWLVFRNRLGRERGWGEASEREFDANAAEHGALFVGSPETVAQKIVWAHETLGIERFDLKYDSGTLHEDNLRTIELFGTEVVPRVRALLGE
- a CDS encoding cytochrome b, with protein sequence MTSTAPRPTLTAQASNYLDERTSISTMVATLGRKVFPDHWSFMLGEVILYSFVAILLSGTFLTFFFDPSMTEVHYEGSYVPLKGIAMSAAYASSLDISFDIRGGLLMRQVHHWAALLFVAAIGLHMLRVFFTGAFRKPREINWVVGFILFILAMAEGFTGYSLPDDLLSGNGLAIINGMVKGIPIVGTWISYLFFGGLFPGDDIVSRLFVLHIMLLPAIVIALIGVHMVLLIVNKHTQFAGPGKTNDNVVGAPIMPLFAAKAGSFFFIVFGVIVLIASTFTINPIWAYGPYDPSPVSAGTQPDWYIGFADGALRLAPGLESEIFGLTLSWNILIPMAVLGAFIVLVMFYPFIEQWITGDKREHHIAERPRNNPTRTAIGAAGILFYAVLWAAASSDLIATHFQLNVFQVTWWLQATLILGPIVTFWLTRRIALGLQKKDREILLHGYESGNIRRLPGGEYVEVHQQLDEYESWKLKAFDSYEPVMVRPNAKGKITPATHARAALTRWFFEDRIAPVSRGELEAAKHDHH
- a CDS encoding ubiquinol-cytochrome c reductase iron-sulfur subunit — translated: MSAEGQSAPAEQHEVAVYDRGAAVVQADAFENPGLPPHRPRQTDLHPVKERRAERQVVWWFLLSMVGSVLAIIAYVAVPIESGDMGTVRFNNLFLGLGIALALLGVGFGGMHWARQLMSSHEVVEERHLSRGSEKTRARAVEIFQLGDEESGFSRRSLIRNTLIGAIALVPLPAVVLFRDLAPAQDAVEAISNTMWKAGSRLALDPTGTPIRATDVTIGSAFHVIPEELKDLGHDEGYLDQKALASVLLVRVPLDRLNEQPARAGWSYDGIVAYSKICTHVGCPVALYEQQTHHLLCPCHQSTFDVTNHAKVIFGPAKRPLPQLPITVDDEGFLIAQSDFTEPIGPSFFERLGHVDPEHVPLSAAELETRA
- a CDS encoding c-type cytochrome; translated protein: MRTLASRKKTGRRHPLASAALLIIGLVAAGGASVAVGSVANAEPATTPHSQQLTAADGEALFRANCASCHGLNAEGTENGTSLIGVGAASVDFQVMTGRMPMAMSGPQALQREPQFSQEDTDAMAAYIASLAPGPDVPSEELLDTSVVDAEGIAAGGELFRINCAMCHNVAGAGGALTEGKFAPPLKGVAANHIYEAMLTGPQNMPVFNDSNISPEEKREIIAYLNYLDENPSVGGFDLGALGPVSEGLFIWIFGLGGIVAITVWLTSRPN
- a CDS encoding cytochrome c oxidase subunit 3; translated protein: MIRRPNTVAVGTIVWLGSEVMFFAGLFAIYFTLRSMSGDLFATEAEKLNVIFATINTIILLASSFTCQAGANAAEHHQAFRSGGRFQLSKWGMVEWFYLTYAMGAVFIILQVFEYIVLISHGVTLSSSSYGSAFYLTTGFHGLHVTGGLFAFLFVIGRAYAVKRFAHKEATSAHVISYYWHFVDVVWIGLYLVIYWLK